Proteins from a single region of Gemmatimonadota bacterium:
- a CDS encoding 3-keto-5-aminohexanoate cleavage protein — MDKLIITVAPNGPVATKEHTPHVAVTADEVIETGIQCWEAGASILHYHARDKDQKACLDYDYFARVLEGLRKHTTLIVQMSTGWGLDDREGRIRMVDLKPDMMSLNVGSVNFPQGPYINRTDYAEYWAAKMKEYGVRPEIECFDASHIEAGARLWKMGLIDDPPFFDFVLGVQNALSFTPQNMLTLMNLLPAGAKWSCIGVGRAQLPVTTLGIIMGGHCRVGIEDNIYYSHKVLATNVQLVERAVRLAKELQRDIATPAEARQLLKIKNS, encoded by the coding sequence ATGGACAAGCTGATCATTACCGTCGCGCCGAATGGCCCGGTGGCCACGAAGGAGCACACCCCCCACGTCGCGGTCACGGCCGATGAGGTGATCGAAACCGGGATCCAATGCTGGGAGGCCGGTGCCTCGATTCTCCACTACCACGCCCGCGACAAAGATCAGAAGGCCTGCCTCGACTACGACTACTTCGCCAGGGTGCTGGAGGGGCTTCGGAAGCACACCACTTTGATTGTCCAGATGTCGACCGGCTGGGGGCTCGACGACCGGGAAGGCCGGATCCGGATGGTGGACCTCAAGCCGGACATGATGAGTTTGAACGTCGGCTCGGTCAACTTTCCGCAGGGGCCCTACATCAACCGGACCGATTACGCCGAGTACTGGGCCGCCAAGATGAAGGAGTACGGGGTCCGGCCCGAAATCGAGTGTTTCGATGCCAGCCATATCGAGGCCGGCGCCCGGCTCTGGAAGATGGGGCTGATCGACGATCCGCCGTTCTTCGACTTCGTGCTCGGCGTCCAGAACGCATTGTCGTTCACCCCCCAGAACATGCTCACGCTGATGAACCTGCTCCCGGCCGGCGCCAAATGGAGTTGCATTGGGGTGGGGCGGGCCCAGTTGCCGGTGACGACCCTCGGCATCATCATGGGCGGTCATTGCCGGGTCGGGATCGAGGACAACATCTACTACTCCCACAAAGTGCTGGCCACCAACGTCCAGTTGGTTGAGCGGGCGGTTCGCCTGGCCAAAGAACTCCAGCGTGACATCGCGACCCCGGCGGAAGCACGCCAGTTGCTCAAGATCAAGAACTCCTGA
- a CDS encoding SDR family oxidoreductase, with translation MPTLQGKVALVTGSGRGIGQAIAKKFASEGAKVVINDLDPAPAEATAAAIRAGGGQAVVCAGNVTDKSFPDRWIKTALDNYGGIDIIVNNAGYTWDNVIQKMTDEQFDAIIDVHLGAPFRILRAASEFLRSAAKAEAAAGREVYRKVVNISSVSGTGGNAGQANYSAGKAGVIGLTRALAKEWGRYKITVNAVAFGLIETRLTTAPAHGGATIDIDGRQIAVGISPDAFKAAGTVIPLGRAGTPEEAAGAVYLLCIPESNYVTGECLTCGGGYKMS, from the coding sequence ATGCCGACATTGCAAGGAAAAGTGGCGCTGGTCACCGGCAGCGGCCGGGGCATTGGCCAGGCCATTGCCAAGAAGTTTGCCTCCGAGGGCGCCAAGGTGGTGATCAACGACCTCGATCCGGCCCCCGCGGAGGCCACGGCGGCCGCCATTCGGGCCGGCGGGGGCCAGGCCGTGGTCTGCGCCGGCAACGTGACCGATAAATCGTTCCCGGATCGGTGGATCAAGACCGCATTGGACAACTATGGCGGAATCGACATCATCGTCAACAACGCCGGCTATACCTGGGACAACGTCATCCAGAAGATGACCGACGAGCAGTTCGATGCCATCATCGATGTTCATCTCGGGGCGCCCTTCCGGATTCTCCGGGCCGCGAGCGAGTTTCTCCGGAGCGCCGCCAAGGCCGAGGCCGCGGCGGGCCGCGAAGTCTATCGAAAAGTGGTCAACATTTCCTCGGTGTCCGGCACGGGGGGTAATGCGGGCCAGGCCAACTACTCGGCGGGCAAGGCCGGCGTCATCGGGCTGACTCGGGCCCTTGCCAAGGAGTGGGGGCGGTACAAGATCACGGTCAATGCGGTGGCGTTCGGTCTGATCGAGACCCGGTTGACGACCGCCCCGGCCCACGGGGGGGCGACGATCGATATCGACGGGCGCCAGATTGCCGTCGGCATCAGTCCTGACGCGTTCAAGGCGGCGGGCACCGTGATTCCGCTTGGTCGGGCCGGGACGCCCGAGGAAGCGGCCGGGGCTGTGTATCTCCTCTGTATTCCCGAATCCAACTACGTTACCGGAGAGTGTCTGACCTGCGGTGGCGGCTATAAGATGTCGTGA
- a CDS encoding lipid-transfer protein, with protein sequence MSRPVYVVGVGMVPFAKPGKSDAYPTMGANAARAALADARVPYERIEQAYVGFVFGDSCSGQRALYQVGLTSIPIINVNNNCSTGSTALFLARQAVESGVVECALALGFEQMVPGPITKMYTDRPTPLDEFVAAVDRKDGIDLDGPIAPQYFAAAGRQYMKEHDTKASTFAKISVKARRHAAENPFALFRTPVTEEEVLASPAIVAPLTRLQCCPPTCGAAAAVLCSEAFAKSLGLDMRVRIAGQAMTSDVPGTFDQGDMMRLVGFDMARRAADQVFEQTGIGPSDVDVVELHDCFTANELLTYEALGLTPPGTAERFVVEGDNTYGGQVVTNPSGGLLSKGHPLGATGLAQCTELVWHLRGEAGGRQVPGARIALQHNLGLGGACVVTMYRTTN encoded by the coding sequence ATGGTTCCGTTTGCGAAACCGGGGAAGAGCGACGCCTATCCAACTATGGGGGCCAACGCCGCCCGGGCCGCGCTCGCGGATGCCCGAGTGCCCTACGAGCGGATCGAGCAGGCGTATGTCGGTTTTGTGTTTGGGGACAGTTGTTCGGGCCAGCGGGCGCTCTATCAGGTGGGACTCACCAGCATTCCGATCATCAATGTCAACAACAACTGCTCGACCGGTTCAACCGCCCTATTCCTGGCCCGCCAGGCGGTCGAGTCGGGCGTCGTGGAATGCGCTCTGGCGCTTGGGTTCGAGCAGATGGTACCGGGCCCGATCACGAAGATGTACACCGACCGCCCGACGCCGCTCGACGAGTTCGTGGCGGCGGTTGACCGGAAGGACGGGATCGACCTGGACGGCCCGATCGCGCCCCAGTACTTTGCCGCCGCCGGCCGTCAGTACATGAAGGAGCACGACACCAAGGCCAGTACCTTCGCCAAGATCAGCGTCAAGGCCCGGCGCCACGCGGCGGAGAACCCGTTCGCCTTGTTTCGGACCCCGGTCACCGAAGAGGAGGTCCTGGCCTCGCCGGCCATCGTGGCTCCGTTGACCCGGCTCCAGTGTTGCCCGCCCACCTGCGGGGCCGCGGCGGCCGTGCTCTGCTCGGAGGCGTTCGCCAAATCGCTTGGTTTGGATATGCGGGTCCGGATTGCGGGGCAAGCAATGACCAGCGACGTGCCCGGCACCTTCGATCAGGGCGACATGATGCGATTGGTCGGCTTCGACATGGCCCGCCGGGCCGCGGACCAGGTCTTCGAACAGACTGGCATCGGTCCGTCCGATGTCGATGTCGTCGAACTGCACGATTGCTTCACCGCCAACGAACTCCTGACCTATGAAGCGTTGGGCCTGACGCCGCCCGGCACCGCTGAACGGTTCGTGGTCGAGGGCGACAACACCTATGGCGGCCAAGTCGTGACCAACCCATCCGGCGGCCTGCTGTCGAAGGGGCATCCGTTGGGGGCCACCGGCCTCGCTCAGTGCACCGAACTGGTGTGGCACCTTCGGGGTGAGGCCGGCGGCCGCCAAGTGCCGGGCGCCCGGATCGCGCTCCAGCACAACCTCGGCTTGGGTGGAGCCTGCGTCGTGACCATGTACCGGACCACCAACTAG